In Treponema sp. OMZ 798, the following proteins share a genomic window:
- a CDS encoding ABC transporter ATP-binding protein: MIKKAIRKSYPILFVTLLFALTGAVLQLRALYITKDLVDNALSIDRSIDFLKINAVKMVIWSAFSIFFVLVGNFFQSLYYRKAVEYAKTFYLKTIFKKKINEFQAENTAKYFSNLTNDMERIENEYIMSLYEILYMIFQALISVGVLLYVNYVILIAGIAVGLIFAVMAALMGIPMQKHEKQLSDILGKYTEYVKEILSAFQIIKTNNLQKKASDDFYHKSKNVEDKEFFVGKLSSYILLILISILLLLVLGIILGGIYLVYLKIITVGTLLFALSPMTRIVNSFGNVGGQIQAIVGLKKVFETIDDNLKNSDTYEETIELSSFDSSIEFKNVSFNYGENEVLKDVGLKFEKGKKYLIVGPSGGGKTTVLKLLRKYFNPTGGEILVDGKNLKDITPLSYFKNIANIEQQVFLFEDSLYNNITLYKNYSQDEIKKVVKNAGLSSFVENLSGGLDYKITDNGKNISGGEKARIAIARGLITRAKLIFLDEAFASLDMETAIRIEETLLALKDVTVINVSHVVFDKTRAQYDNIITVKNKGVELS, translated from the coding sequence ATGATTAAAAAAGCAATTCGAAAATCCTATCCTATTTTATTTGTAACCCTCCTTTTTGCCTTGACCGGGGCTGTGCTTCAGCTGCGTGCATTATATATTACAAAGGACTTAGTGGATAATGCCTTGAGTATAGACCGCAGTATAGATTTTTTAAAAATAAATGCCGTAAAGATGGTTATTTGGTCGGCTTTTTCAATATTCTTTGTTTTAGTCGGTAATTTTTTTCAAAGCCTCTACTATAGAAAAGCCGTTGAATATGCAAAAACTTTTTATCTAAAGACCATCTTCAAAAAAAAGATAAACGAATTTCAAGCTGAAAATACGGCTAAATATTTTTCGAATCTTACAAACGACATGGAAAGGATTGAAAACGAGTACATTATGTCCTTATATGAAATCCTATATATGATTTTTCAAGCCCTTATAAGTGTAGGAGTTCTTTTATATGTAAACTATGTTATTCTCATTGCAGGAATCGCTGTCGGCCTTATATTTGCAGTAATGGCCGCCTTGATGGGGATACCTATGCAAAAGCACGAAAAACAATTATCCGATATTTTAGGAAAATACACGGAATATGTAAAAGAAATTCTTTCGGCATTCCAAATTATAAAAACAAATAATCTTCAAAAAAAAGCCTCAGATGATTTTTATCATAAGTCAAAAAATGTTGAAGATAAAGAATTTTTTGTAGGTAAACTTAGTTCGTATATTTTACTTATACTGATTTCAATACTCTTGCTTTTGGTCTTGGGTATAATATTGGGAGGCATTTATCTTGTATACTTAAAAATTATTACGGTGGGTACCTTGCTCTTTGCCCTATCTCCTATGACGAGAATCGTAAACAGCTTCGGTAATGTGGGCGGACAGATACAGGCTATTGTCGGTTTAAAAAAAGTATTTGAAACTATAGACGATAATTTAAAAAATTCCGATACTTACGAAGAAACAATCGAGCTTTCTTCTTTTGATTCTTCGATAGAGTTTAAAAATGTTTCTTTTAACTACGGCGAAAATGAGGTATTAAAAGATGTCGGCTTAAAATTCGAAAAAGGCAAAAAGTATCTGATAGTCGGCCCTTCAGGTGGAGGTAAAACCACTGTGCTGAAACTTTTGCGCAAATATTTTAATCCTACCGGCGGAGAAATTTTAGTTGACGGCAAAAACTTAAAAGACATAACTCCTCTTTCTTATTTTAAAAATATAGCAAATATAGAGCAGCAAGTTTTTTTGTTTGAGGACAGCCTTTATAATAATATTACTCTTTATAAAAATTATTCCCAAGATGAAATTAAAAAGGTTGTTAAAAATGCAGGCTTAAGCTCCTTTGTCGAAAACTTGTCCGGAGGATTGGACTACAAAATAACCGATAACGGTAAAAATATTTCGGGCGGCGAAAAGGCCCGAATAGCCATTGCCAGAGGTTTAATTACAAGGGCAAAATTGATTTTCTTGGATGAGGCCTTTGCCAGTCTCGATATGGAAACGGCGATCCGCATAGAAGAAACCTTACTCGCCTTAAAAGACGTAACCGTAATTAATGTAAGTCATGTTGTCTTCGATAAAACAAGGGCACAATACGATAATATAATTACGGTAAAAAATAAGGGCGTTGAACTAAGTTAA
- a CDS encoding glycoside-pentoside-hexuronide (GPH):cation symporter, with translation MNKNRWTFGLGTIGRDMVYSLISMYLIFYMTDVIYVPTNVLWSITVIVLAARIFDACNDPIMGLIVDNTKTKYGKFKPWIAFGALTSGILTILLFTDFGIKGGAYAAIFGIIYLLWGMTYTTNDISYWSMLPSLSVDQKEREKIGAIARICANVGLFFVVAGIVPITTALGNKTGSLAKGYFFFAIMVTVIMWLGQIITLIGVKEPEITKPQKHTSLKELLSVIVKNDQLLLTAIAMTLFMIGYMTTTSFGLYFFKYAYGDEGMYSVFAIILGLSQISALIIFPLLSKFFVRQNIYTASIIMVLAGYLIFFFAPVNTMLFIGISGVLLFVGQAFIQLMMLMFLADCVDYGHWKLGKRNDSISFSIQPFINKLSGAIGNGIVSAVVILSGIKEASSAAEVTKEGLLMMKSAMLVFPLFCIVGSYILYRLRYKIDEKTYARILTELEERGELVRKE, from the coding sequence ATGAACAAAAATAGATGGACCTTCGGTCTGGGTACTATAGGACGCGATATGGTTTACTCATTGATAAGCATGTATCTTATTTTTTACATGACAGATGTAATCTATGTTCCTACAAACGTATTGTGGAGCATTACGGTTATTGTCCTTGCAGCCCGCATTTTTGATGCCTGTAATGACCCGATTATGGGCTTGATAGTAGATAATACCAAGACCAAGTACGGAAAGTTTAAGCCTTGGATAGCCTTCGGTGCCCTGACCTCGGGGATTTTAACAATACTTCTTTTTACCGATTTCGGGATTAAGGGCGGGGCCTATGCTGCCATTTTCGGTATTATCTATCTTTTATGGGGCATGACTTATACGACAAACGATATAAGCTATTGGTCGATGCTTCCTTCTTTAAGTGTGGATCAAAAGGAAAGGGAAAAAATAGGCGCCATTGCCCGTATTTGTGCAAATGTGGGGCTTTTCTTTGTTGTTGCAGGAATAGTGCCCATTACAACCGCTTTGGGCAATAAGACGGGAAGTCTTGCCAAAGGATATTTTTTCTTTGCAATTATGGTTACCGTGATTATGTGGCTCGGTCAGATTATAACCTTAATCGGTGTAAAAGAGCCCGAAATAACAAAGCCCCAAAAGCATACCTCCCTAAAAGAACTTTTAAGCGTTATCGTAAAAAACGACCAGCTCCTTTTAACGGCAATAGCCATGACCCTCTTTATGATAGGCTACATGACTACAACAAGTTTCGGCCTCTACTTTTTTAAGTACGCTTACGGCGATGAAGGTATGTACTCCGTATTTGCTATTATCCTCGGCCTTTCCCAAATTTCAGCCCTAATCATTTTTCCGCTTTTAAGTAAATTTTTTGTAAGGCAGAACATATATACGGCTTCCATAATAATGGTCTTGGCGGGCTACCTCATCTTCTTTTTTGCACCTGTAAATACCATGCTTTTTATAGGTATTTCGGGCGTTTTGCTCTTTGTGGGCCAAGCCTTTATTCAGCTTATGATGCTCATGTTCCTTGCCGACTGCGTTGACTACGGCCATTGGAAGCTGGGCAAGCGGAATGACAGCATTTCGTTTTCGATTCAGCCCTTTATCAATAAGCTTTCGGGAGCTATCGGAAACGGCATCGTAAGTGCAGTCGTCATCCTTTCGGGAATCAAAGAAGCTTCATCCGCCGCCGAGGTTACAAAGGAAGGCCTTTTGATGATGAAAAGCGCCATGCTCGTCTTTCCTCTTTTTTGCATTGTCGGCAGCTACATCCTCTACCGCCTCCGCTATAAAATCGACGAAAAAACCTATGCCCGCATTTTAACGGAACTTGAAGAGCGCGGAGAACTGGTAAGGAAAGAGTAA
- the murI gene encoding glutamate racemase, giving the protein MTKEKNIQYVFIDSGIGGLPYLRHLKEIEPQSSCAYVADTKHFPYGEKTLEEVIEYTQNLVKKIIEELRPSVIIIACNTMTVSALSHLREKFDIPFVGTVPAIKPAALASKNKKIAVLATERTVNDIYVQNLIDEFGADCKFFMRADSVLVSKIENSLLSGSEEDKKAAIRPAVEFFKSAGTDTAVLGCTHFLHLRDKFKAVCEPDIRIVDSLDGVVNRALKISPPQKLKEENSKLKNIQKDIFYITSEKTEENTKKYSAYADLFGMVLGYF; this is encoded by the coding sequence TTGACAAAAGAAAAAAATATTCAATATGTTTTTATCGACTCAGGCATAGGAGGCCTGCCTTATCTAAGGCACTTAAAAGAAATTGAGCCTCAAAGTTCTTGTGCCTACGTTGCAGACACAAAACATTTTCCTTATGGGGAAAAAACACTTGAAGAGGTAATAGAGTATACTCAAAATCTTGTAAAAAAGATAATCGAAGAGCTGCGGCCTTCGGTTATAATCATAGCCTGTAATACGATGACCGTTTCGGCTCTTTCGCATCTGCGGGAAAAATTCGATATTCCCTTTGTGGGCACGGTTCCTGCCATAAAGCCTGCAGCCTTGGCAAGTAAAAATAAAAAGATAGCCGTCCTTGCAACCGAAAGAACTGTAAACGATATCTATGTTCAAAACCTAATTGACGAGTTCGGAGCTGATTGTAAATTTTTTATGCGTGCCGATTCGGTTTTGGTCAGCAAAATAGAAAACTCCCTGCTTTCGGGAAGTGAAGAAGATAAAAAGGCTGCAATCCGGCCTGCGGTTGAGTTTTTTAAGTCGGCAGGAACCGATACGGCTGTCCTAGGCTGTACTCACTTTTTACATTTAAGGGATAAGTTTAAGGCCGTCTGTGAACCGGATATAAGGATTGTGGACTCATTGGACGGTGTTGTAAACCGGGCATTAAAAATATCTCCTCCTCAAAAATTAAAGGAAGAGAACTCAAAATTAAAAAATATTCAAAAAGATATTTTTTATATCACCTCGGAAAAAACTGAAGAAAATACAAAAAAGTATTCCGCTTATGCGGATCTTTTTGGTATGGTTTTAGGGTATTTTTAA
- a CDS encoding response regulator transcription factor, with protein MVKNNLDKDSDVILMTLLIIEDDDRIRKEIKTFFKADFDIAEAASIKEALPYLDSDIVLLDLNLGRQSSLPLIPKIKSACIVISVQDDEQTIVRALEEGACDYVTKPFSLNVLKARINAILRRNNNQDIYLNIKNGEPIILIDKKEIILTKKEYQIMSLFFNNSSTVLTRSLILEHIWDKDEAFVEDNTLTVTMSRLKNKIGSSKIETVRGIGYRWKG; from the coding sequence ATGGTGAAAAATAATTTGGATAAAGATTCCGATGTAATTCTTATGACGCTTCTTATAATTGAAGACGATGACCGGATACGAAAAGAGATAAAAACTTTTTTTAAGGCGGATTTCGATATTGCGGAAGCCGCCTCGATAAAAGAGGCTTTGCCCTATCTTGATTCCGATATTGTACTCCTCGATTTAAACCTTGGCAGACAATCTTCTTTACCGCTTATCCCGAAAATAAAATCGGCTTGCATAGTTATTTCGGTTCAAGATGATGAGCAAACGATTGTCAGGGCCTTGGAAGAGGGCGCTTGCGACTATGTAACAAAGCCTTTCAGCCTCAATGTGCTTAAGGCGCGGATAAACGCAATTTTACGCCGGAACAATAATCAGGATATTTATTTGAATATAAAAAACGGAGAGCCTATAATTCTCATCGATAAAAAGGAAATTATATTGACAAAAAAAGAATATCAAATAATGAGCCTTTTTTTTAATAACTCGAGCACGGTTTTAACGCGCAGCCTTATCTTGGAACATATTTGGGATAAGGACGAGGCATTTGTAGAAGATAACACGCTGACCGTTACGATGAGCCGCCTTAAAAACAAGATAGGCAGCTCAAAGATAGAAACCGTAAGAGGAATAGGCTACAGGTGGAAAGGTTAG
- a CDS encoding ABC transporter ATP-binding protein produces MELKTLIGKYKRSYIVFFTGCVLSSFGQIFMSIVMAFAIGMMQNPTLEEIKSRIGFVAAGSLIMGLSHFFVIRFSLNFKRNIQLELRKIAFAKILKKSYSEFNLKSKENYISNLVNDINLFRSDYYSSLTALITSISSVSLSYVLLIYIDCFFALLVLVIALIFLFIGKLFEKPTVNLKKSVSENNENFSIEVSNVLNGIEILKLNGVEDSFCNKTIKSIKKVEGYKQRFNFLEKFQENFFSLVGLFLRVGILAYCVKKLIMGYDLTSAALLLQLSNPVMFSSRTIFPKINKYKAAKEIYTKITKDDEAETIKTSKGLTMESPIGVKDFNFKDKIEVKNLSYTYEGKEVLKNISFEILKNKKYLIRGVSGSGKTTLINLLSKTMENYEGDIFVDGINLKDISPLSFNEKIAFIFQNVFLFEDSIKNNICLYKDYPQDKFDFAVAASGLKDFILEKKEDTILSENGKDLSGGQRQRISIARAVIKDSEILFADEASASLEESLGRQIESDLLGLDTTLISISHRYYEGISEKYDYVIEIKNKSLEVFPAQKYFQNEVKSND; encoded by the coding sequence ATGGAATTAAAAACTCTTATCGGTAAATATAAAAGATCTTACATTGTTTTTTTTACAGGCTGTGTTCTTTCCAGCTTTGGGCAAATTTTTATGAGCATTGTTATGGCCTTTGCTATAGGAATGATGCAAAATCCTACACTTGAAGAAATAAAAAGCCGTATCGGATTTGTCGCTGCAGGAAGCCTTATTATGGGGCTTAGCCATTTTTTTGTTATACGCTTTAGTTTAAATTTTAAGCGGAATATTCAGCTGGAACTTAGAAAAATAGCCTTTGCTAAAATTTTAAAAAAATCTTATTCCGAATTCAATCTTAAATCAAAAGAAAACTATATTTCGAATTTGGTAAACGATATAAATCTTTTTAGAAGCGATTATTATTCTTCCTTAACCGCTCTTATAACTTCTATATCCTCCGTCAGTCTTTCTTATGTTCTTTTAATTTATATCGATTGTTTTTTCGCTCTTTTGGTTTTAGTCATAGCCCTTATTTTTTTATTTATAGGGAAATTATTTGAAAAACCGACAGTGAACTTAAAAAAATCTGTTTCCGAAAATAACGAAAATTTTTCGATTGAAGTTTCCAATGTTTTAAACGGCATTGAAATTTTAAAATTAAACGGTGTTGAAGACAGTTTTTGTAATAAAACAATTAAATCGATCAAAAAAGTAGAAGGCTATAAGCAAAGGTTTAATTTTCTTGAAAAATTTCAAGAAAATTTTTTCAGCCTTGTGGGTTTGTTTTTACGGGTGGGTATTTTGGCTTATTGCGTAAAAAAACTGATTATGGGTTATGACTTAACCTCTGCTGCCTTGCTTTTACAGCTTTCAAACCCTGTAATGTTTTCTTCAAGAACTATCTTTCCAAAAATAAATAAATATAAGGCAGCAAAAGAAATATATACCAAGATAACAAAGGATGATGAGGCTGAGACTATCAAAACTTCTAAAGGACTTACTATGGAATCTCCTATAGGAGTTAAGGATTTTAATTTTAAGGATAAAATTGAAGTTAAGAATTTAAGCTATACCTATGAAGGTAAGGAAGTTTTAAAAAATATCTCTTTTGAGATTTTGAAAAATAAAAAATATTTGATTCGGGGTGTGAGCGGTTCGGGAAAAACAACCCTTATAAATCTTTTATCAAAAACTATGGAAAATTATGAGGGAGATATTTTTGTTGACGGTATTAATTTAAAAGATATTTCTCCTTTATCGTTTAACGAAAAAATAGCCTTTATTTTTCAAAATGTTTTTTTGTTTGAAGATTCAATTAAAAATAATATTTGTCTATATAAGGATTATCCTCAAGATAAGTTTGATTTTGCAGTTGCGGCATCGGGCTTAAAAGATTTTATTTTAGAAAAAAAAGAGGATACAATTCTTTCCGAAAACGGTAAAGATTTATCCGGAGGTCAAAGACAAAGAATTTCCATAGCAAGGGCCGTAATAAAGGATTCCGAAATTCTTTTTGCAGATGAGGCATCAGCCAGCTTAGAAGAAAGTTTAGGCCGTCAAATTGAAAGCGATTTATTAGGTCTTGACACTACGCTCATCTCAATCTCTCACAGATATTACGAAGGCATAAGCGAAAAATATGATTATGTTATCGAAATAAAAAATAAAAGCCTTGAAGTGTTTCCGGCACAAAAATATTTTCAAAACGAGGTAAAATCAAATGATTAA
- the rsgA gene encoding ribosome small subunit-dependent GTPase A gives MKGLVLKGSNNIFFVECEDGKLRNCSIKGKILKDSALYYNPLAAGDLVNIEPDTHSEDEGLVTGLIERKNSFLRLNQKLNMPQLLAANIDLLVCVASAANPPFRPRFVDRILVQAEIQKIPVLIVLNKCDLKIADDVRDRMEDWKRLGYKTIEVSAKEGRGMDNLIETLSAKTSALVGQSGVGKSTLLNFIAPDLNLKTSAISDKYDRGTHTTTQGEYFKIRALTSKGKEHSINIIDTPGVRNFAIYGIGPEDTGLYFPEMEKLIGSCKFGLSCTHTHEPGCALLEALKKGDIHKDRYTSFELINKELQETVKKY, from the coding sequence ATGAAGGGATTGGTTTTAAAAGGATCTAATAATATTTTTTTTGTTGAATGTGAAGACGGAAAATTAAGAAACTGTTCCATTAAGGGAAAGATCTTAAAAGATTCTGCTCTTTACTATAATCCTCTTGCTGCAGGCGACCTTGTAAACATTGAGCCCGATACTCACTCGGAAGATGAGGGTTTGGTAACAGGCTTGATCGAAAGAAAAAATTCTTTTTTGCGTTTAAACCAAAAACTGAATATGCCTCAGCTTTTAGCCGCAAATATCGACCTCCTTGTTTGTGTTGCCTCTGCCGCAAATCCTCCCTTCCGTCCGCGCTTTGTAGACAGGATCTTAGTGCAGGCCGAGATTCAAAAGATTCCGGTTTTAATTGTGTTAAACAAGTGCGATCTAAAAATAGCGGATGATGTAAGAGATAGGATGGAAGATTGGAAAAGGCTGGGCTATAAGACGATTGAAGTTTCGGCAAAGGAGGGCAGGGGAATGGACAACTTAATAGAGACCCTCTCGGCTAAAACTTCTGCCCTTGTCGGACAATCCGGAGTGGGGAAGAGTACCCTCTTAAATTTTATAGCCCCCGATTTAAATTTAAAAACCTCTGCAATCTCGGATAAGTATGACAGAGGTACTCACACTACAACTCAGGGAGAATACTTTAAAATAAGAGCCCTTACCTCAAAGGGCAAAGAACATTCGATAAACATAATCGATACACCCGGTGTGAGGAACTTTGCAATTTACGGCATAGGGCCTGAGGATACGGGCCTATATTTTCCTGAGATGGAAAAGCTCATAGGCTCATGCAAATTCGGCCTTTCCTGCACTCATACCCATGAACCCGGATGTGCCCTTTTAGAAGCCTTAAAAAAGGGAGATATTCATAAGGATAGGTATACGAGTTTTGAGCTTATAAATAAAGAATTACAAGAAACGGTAAAAAAATATTAG
- a CDS encoding type II toxin-antitoxin system RelB/DinJ family antitoxin: protein MAQINVNIRMDADIKKEAEQLFDSLGMNMTTAFNIFIRQSLRIGGIPFKIMSDEKGFYNKYNQERLKTAAERMNQGKYIVHDTIGIE, encoded by the coding sequence ATGGCTCAAATAAATGTTAATATAAGAATGGATGCTGACATAAAAAAAGAGGCCGAACAGCTTTTTGATAGTTTGGGAATGAATATGACAACGGCATTTAATATTTTTATTCGTCAATCGTTAAGAATCGGCGGTATTCCGTTTAAAATTATGAGTGACGAAAAAGGTTTTTATAATAAATATAATCAGGAAAGACTAAAAACGGCAGCTGAACGGATGAATCAAGGAAAATATATTGTGCATGACACAATAGGTATAGAATAA
- the miaA gene encoding tRNA (adenosine(37)-N6)-dimethylallyltransferase MiaA, protein MNLDFMSLSDKHNSAVVLGATATGKTSYAVGLARELGGEIISVDSRQVYKGLDLGTGKDLDEYGEVPYHLIDICTLEREYNVFDFQNDAYKAFEDIRMRKKIPIFAGGTGLYLDALIREYELIPVPKNEELRVSLAGKNLEGLQKVFFEYKVPMHNKTDLENMERLMRAIEIAEYKKTHPDAAEILNASRPDIRPLIIGLKYPREILRERIRLRLIQRINDGMIEETERLHKEGFSWERLESLGLEYKFTAQYLQGKIDSKEKYIDSLYRAICQFAKRQETWFRRMEKNGVKINWILK, encoded by the coding sequence ATGAACCTCGATTTTATGTCTTTATCTGATAAACATAATTCTGCCGTTGTTTTGGGAGCTACAGCAACAGGAAAGACCTCCTATGCCGTGGGTCTTGCAAGGGAACTTGGCGGCGAAATTATTTCTGTAGATTCAAGACAGGTTTATAAGGGCCTTGATCTCGGTACCGGAAAGGACTTGGACGAGTATGGAGAGGTGCCCTATCACTTAATCGATATCTGCACCTTGGAAAGGGAGTACAATGTCTTCGACTTTCAAAATGATGCTTACAAGGCCTTTGAAGATATAAGGATGAGAAAAAAAATTCCGATCTTTGCGGGAGGAACAGGGCTTTATCTCGATGCCCTTATAAGGGAGTATGAGCTCATTCCTGTTCCGAAAAATGAAGAACTGAGGGTGTCCTTGGCCGGTAAGAATTTGGAGGGCTTACAAAAAGTTTTTTTTGAATACAAGGTTCCGATGCATAATAAAACCGACCTTGAAAACATGGAGCGGCTTATGCGGGCTATTGAAATTGCCGAATATAAAAAGACCCATCCCGATGCAGCCGAGATACTAAACGCAAGCCGCCCCGATATCCGCCCCCTTATAATCGGCCTTAAATATCCGCGGGAAATTTTAAGGGAAAGGATAAGGCTTAGACTCATTCAACGTATAAATGACGGAATGATCGAAGAAACTGAGAGGCTTCACAAAGAGGGATTTTCCTGGGAAAGGCTTGAAAGCTTGGGGCTTGAATATAAATTTACCGCCCAATACCTTCAAGGCAAAATAGACTCGAAGGAAAAGTACATTGATTCTCTTTACCGTGCTATTTGTCAATTTGCAAAAAGGCAGGAAACTTGGTTTAGACGTATGGAAAAAAACGGAGTAAAAATAAACTGGATTTTAAAGTGA
- a CDS encoding endonuclease MutS2, giving the protein MTEHTLEVLQFSRIREIIASYCVTDEGKEFCLKKNPDTDIKKIEEEKKLGIDFLNLLRAYKAPSIKYRPPVLPFLEGIDIEGAALDIEGVYSVGLLALSVSSLHEWLSPFLENEEPNENSIVSFVKKIPDMLHLKKLVFSFIDETGELQDLPSLRAIKSKIRSIEDDIDKTMRNYFTNDATRQMLQSNLPTVKDGRQVIAVRSNFKGRIPGIIHEYSQSGQTFYLEPEEIVVKNNDLIAAHAEYERELLRLLQELTSQIAEHTEEIKEACEAITKLDCIAAASRWAHSNNCVFAGSIAKNSHSENDGGISFYLHQARHPLLGKSAVPIDLKLSKDDRVLIITGPNTGGKTVSLKTAALFALINQTGWPLPAGPLTRLPYFDFIACDIGDEQSMDQSLSTFSAHMKNVSEIIRRAGDKSLIILDELGSGTDPQEGCAIAMAVLDDLLEKKAFVFVTTHHGALKNYGYSKDSCVNASVEFNQNTLSPTYRILMGVPGESHAVDIAKRNGLPEHIIEKAHTYLGNNRADVSDLIKGLIQKHEDLNEFELQKKEEELKLKEDRRRSDLKELQLKQKELELKRDGIKRLDLFFEEKRKFLENLVRELREGELSREKTLSVKKWIDDFEKDLGKEHEALKLEQSQIDERLHTSKEKNKAPQNSKLQEGTRIIIKSLRRNGELIREEKKGKWLVAVDNLKLTISEDDMEICENQEKLKLSKPIVSLISDTSAPASRPSFELRLLGMRAEEAQKALQDQMDLVLVHGITEFAIIHGKGHGILQELSHDFLKRSPFVKDFRFAKPEEGGSGKTIVSLG; this is encoded by the coding sequence ATGACTGAGCATACGCTGGAAGTTTTACAGTTTTCGAGGATAAGAGAAATTATTGCATCCTATTGTGTAACGGATGAAGGAAAAGAATTTTGTTTAAAAAAGAATCCGGATACCGATATAAAAAAAATAGAAGAAGAAAAAAAGTTAGGGATTGATTTTTTAAATCTTTTAAGGGCATATAAGGCTCCTTCGATTAAATACCGCCCTCCTGTTCTTCCCTTTCTTGAGGGTATCGATATTGAAGGGGCTGCCCTTGATATCGAAGGCGTTTATTCGGTCGGGCTTTTGGCCTTGTCCGTTTCTTCTTTACACGAATGGTTGAGCCCTTTTTTGGAAAATGAAGAGCCGAATGAAAACTCGATTGTTTCCTTTGTAAAAAAAATACCCGATATGCTCCATTTAAAAAAGCTCGTATTTTCTTTTATAGATGAAACCGGAGAATTGCAAGACCTTCCTTCCTTGCGGGCAATAAAAAGCAAGATACGTTCCATAGAGGACGACATCGATAAGACTATGCGGAACTATTTTACAAACGATGCAACCCGCCAAATGCTTCAATCCAATCTCCCTACAGTAAAGGACGGAAGACAGGTTATAGCCGTAAGATCCAACTTTAAAGGAAGAATCCCGGGAATAATTCATGAGTATTCTCAATCGGGGCAAACCTTTTATCTTGAGCCCGAAGAAATAGTTGTAAAAAATAATGATTTGATTGCAGCCCATGCCGAATACGAGCGGGAACTCTTGAGGCTCTTACAAGAATTGACTTCTCAAATTGCAGAGCATACCGAAGAAATAAAAGAGGCCTGTGAGGCAATTACAAAATTGGATTGTATTGCAGCCGCTTCCCGATGGGCTCATTCCAATAATTGTGTCTTTGCAGGCAGCATCGCTAAAAATTCTCACTCTGAAAATGACGGCGGCATCTCCTTTTATCTTCATCAAGCCCGCCATCCCCTGCTTGGAAAATCGGCAGTTCCTATAGATTTAAAACTATCTAAGGATGACAGGGTACTTATTATAACAGGGCCTAATACCGGAGGAAAAACCGTAAGCTTAAAAACGGCAGCCCTCTTCGCTCTTATAAATCAAACAGGCTGGCCCCTCCCTGCAGGGCCCTTGACCCGTCTCCCTTACTTTGATTTTATAGCCTGCGACATAGGAGATGAGCAGTCAATGGACCAATCCCTTTCTACCTTTTCTGCTCACATGAAAAATGTTTCGGAAATTATACGAAGGGCAGGGGATAAAAGTCTTATCATTCTTGATGAGCTTGGAAGCGGTACTGATCCGCAAGAAGGCTGTGCAATCGCTATGGCCGTTCTTGACGATCTTTTAGAAAAAAAAGCCTTTGTCTTTGTTACCACCCATCATGGGGCCTTAAAAAATTACGGCTACAGCAAGGATTCTTGTGTAAACGCCTCAGTCGAATTTAATCAAAACACCTTGAGTCCAACCTATCGGATCCTCATGGGAGTTCCTGGTGAAAGTCATGCAGTCGACATAGCCAAACGGAACGGCCTTCCCGAACATATAATCGAAAAAGCTCATACCTATTTGGGTAACAACAGGGCCGATGTTTCCGATCTTATCAAGGGGCTCATTCAAAAGCATGAAGACCTAAACGAATTCGAACTTCAAAAAAAAGAAGAAGAATTAAAACTAAAAGAGGATAGGCGCCGCTCCGATTTAAAGGAGCTTCAATTAAAACAAAAAGAATTGGAACTAAAGCGGGACGGAATAAAAAGGCTTGATCTTTTTTTTGAAGAAAAAAGAAAATTTCTTGAAAACCTTGTCCGTGAACTTAGAGAGGGTGAACTAAGCCGCGAAAAAACTTTAAGCGTTAAAAAATGGATTGACGATTTTGAAAAAGACTTGGGCAAAGAACATGAGGCTCTAAAACTTGAGCAATCGCAAATAGACGAAAGGCTTCATACTTCAAAAGAAAAAAACAAGGCTCCTCAAAATTCCAAACTGCAAGAAGGTACCCGCATTATAATTAAAAGCCTCCGTCGTAACGGTGAACTTATCCGTGAAGAAAAAAAAGGTAAGTGGCTGGTTGCCGTAGATAACTTAAAGCTTACTATTTCGGAAGACGATATGGAGATTTGCGAAAATCAAGAAAAACTTAAACTTTCCAAACCCATTGTAAGCCTTATAAGCGACACAAGCGCTCCGGCCTCCCGCCCTTCTTTTGAGCTCCGCCTCTTAGGAATGAGGGCTGAAGAAGCTCAAAAGGCCTTGCAGGATCAAATGGATCTGGTCTTGGTGCACGGCATTACTGAATTTGCTATTATTCACGGAAAGGGACACGGAATTCTTCAAGAATTATCTCACGATTTTTTAAAAAGAAGTCCATTTGTCAAAGACTTCCGTTTTGCAAAGCCCGAAGAAGGCGGTTCGGGAAAAACAATAGTGAGTCTGGGATAG